In the genome of Nitrospirae bacterium YQR-1, the window ATGCACTACAGAGAATTAAAGAGAAAGATTTTGATATCGTCATAACAGATGTAAGAATGAACGAGATTGACGGTATAGAGATTCTAAGTGAGGTCCGGGCAAAGTCTGAAAGAACGAAAGTAATAATGATAACAGGCTATGCGATGATGGAACTGGCACGTCAGGCGATGGAAAAGGGGGCTTACGATTTTATAGCCAAACCGTTCAAACCGGAGGAGTTGCTGCGGGTAGTTTTAAGGGCGGCTGACACTCCCGGGTCATAGCAGCCGTTGTTTTTTTATGCTGTTCTAAATATAAACACACTACACACCGTAGTTGACAAAGGAGAATGTTATGGACCATGAAACTTTTCTAAAGCAATCTGCCACTATCCCGCAATTATGTGAAAGTTTAAAAGGATTGATGGAAAAGTATGACATTTTTCTTGGTAAAAATGCAATTCTTGTAATTATAACCTGTTTGGATGACCAGTGTTCTACAATAATAGAATATATAAAGCGTGAATTAAGAAAATTTCATCCCCAAAAATATGATGATACAGATGAATTTATCCATATGGAAAAGTTTTATGGAATGAGACTATTTGGAGGAATTTTTTTACCAAAAACAAAGACTTATGAGAGTCTTTTACCGGCGGCACACCATATCCCTGATAAGCTGGGCGGTAAGTTGTTGATACTAAACTTTTCACATATCGGTTATGACAGTGATTCCGGGAACTTTGGTGTTATGGTACGCTATGGTCATGAAAAGTCCTCACCGGCATGTGGGGCAATAAAGCTTTGTTATGACAGAATTGTGGCCGGTGCCAATCCCCCCAATGACGCAGACTTAAAATCACTTACAAAATATCTTGATAAGACGGTAAAAACACACAGAATTGCAAAAACAGAAAAAGGACATGACATTTTAAATGTTACTGTAAGGGCTTTTAATGATCAAATCCCGTGGATTTCAGAGCAATTGGCAACTTTGGCGGTAATGGACCATATAGACATATTATATGTAGGCGGCATAGAGATAGATTACAGCAAAAATTGCGAGGAGCTAAGTAAAGATAAGATAGCTGTACTAAACAGATTATTTATAGATAAAACAGGGGTTGTAACCTCGCTGGATAAGCGGCTTAGGGTTTTAGTGGTTGATGATGAGCCGATAGTAGGAAAGAGACTTAAACCTGTTTTAACAAAGATGGGTTGTGATGTTGAGACTTTTGAAAATCCAAAAGCCGCACTTAACGCAATCATGGAACAGGAGTACGACATTGTTGTAACAGATATCAGAATGGATGGGGTGGACGGTATTGCAATTTTAGAGGCAGCAAAGCGCAAATCAACACATACTAAGGTAATCATGATAACGGGTTATGCCATGACAGAAATAAAACGGCAGGCATTAGAAAGAGGCGCTTTCGATTTCATTGTTAAACCTTTTAATGCAGATGACTTTCGTAAGGCTATTGCAAAAGCAGCAAAATCCTTAGATTTTTTTATTTAATTAAAACTTGTAATCAACCACTACGTTTATAAAATACACCCCCTACACTACCAATATGTTGCAAAATGCAACAGAGATTTCTGTTTTGCAACACCAATCTTTTCTCTTATTTTAAGGAGACTTTTATTTTACGTTGCATAATGCAACATCAAACTATCGAAGACTATCTCGTGTATATAAAAATATTTAAAATAATCGTTATATATCAGGTACTTACAAAATTGGCACGGTTTTTGATTTATAGATAAATAAAAAGAAACCCGATGAGGAGGAAAAACAAATGGTGTTGAAAAAGTTTTCAGAGAAGATGGACAAAATGTTTACGGCGGTAACATTTGCAGAGGAAGGTGAGTTTGACACGGCAAGGGAGTTTATGATGGACAGCAGAAGGGTACTGCTTGCCATTACCGAAAACAGCATTGACAGAAAAACCCTTTTATACACAATTAACACCTGTAAGAGGATAAATGCAGAGCTTGACATCTTGTACTTATCTAAAACAAATGAAATGAATAATTCTCTGCAAACATTCCTTTCAGAGCTCGATAATGAAGGTATTAAATACAGGCTGATAGTAAAAACCGGAAGCCTGAGAAGCGAAATAGTAGCCTATACGGAATCAAACAAGGAAATTCTTTATGTAATCGTGGATTCATCTGACAACTGGGACACTACAGCATATGAAAAAGAAAGAGATTTCCCTGACCTGTTCAAAAACTTAAGATGTCCGCTGGTTGTTATTAAAGAAAGTGCGGTAAGAACATAGTTTCAAAAATCTTCTGAAAATTAAACTAAAAATTAAACTAAATTTAAGGAGGAAGTAAAAATGGGTGGATATACAGAGAAAAAGAAAAATGGTATTATGAAGTTTGTGATTTTAGCAGTCCTTTCATGTGTGTTGTATGTCGTCCTTCTGGTAAAACAAATGACTCTAATCGGGTATTTTTCAAAAGGTGGATTTTACGCACTATTGCCCGTGGCCACGGCTTTCTTGTTTTCATTTGTACACGGGGGTTTTACAGGTGAGTTTTGGACGGTAATCGGCATAGAAGCTAAAAGGATAAGGAGGTAAACGTTAGATGCATGATATCATAAATGAATCTGCAAATTTTATTGATTTAGGAACTATGCAGATAGTATATCTGTTTGTGATGGGGTTTATCGGTGGCCTTGTAAGCGGTTTTATAGGCTCAGGCGGGGCATTTGTACTAACGCCGGGGATGATGAGTCTTGGAGTGCCTGCCCTTGTGGCCGTGGCAAGCAACATGTGCCACAAGTTTCCCAAAGCGCTCGTTGGCGCTATAAAACGCTACAGATACGGGCAGGTGGACGTAAAACTTGGCCTTATAATCGGGGTATCAGCCGAGGCGGGGGTACTCTACGGAGCCTCTATTCAGCAGCGGATAAAAGACACCTTCGGGGATGCCGGATCAAACCTCTACGTAAGCGTTGCTTTCGTATTAGTGCTTGGCATTGTGGGTGGAATAATTCTCAAAGACGTTATAAAATCAACAAAAGCCGGTACACAGGATTCAGTGGAGAAACCGACTAAGATTGCCATGTGGTTACGCACAGTTAACATCCCAGGCACGATGATATACTTTAAGAGTATAGACGCTAAGGTATCTATTCTCTTTACTCTTCCTCTTGGGTTTGCAACCGGTATGTTAGCCGCAACTATTGCAGTTGGCGGCTTTGTGGGCGTCCCTTCAATGATGTATATATTAGGTGTTCCCGGCCTCATTGCCTCGGCTACTGAGCTGGTCATAGCTTTTGTTATGGGTATGGGGGGGTCTCTCAAATACGCGCTTCACGGCCTTGTTGACATAAGACTTGCCATGTTGATTTTAGGCGGCTCACTATTTGGCATACAACTGGGCGCTATAGGGACAACCTATGTGAGGCCATTTATGATAAAGGTTGTTATGGCTACAATTATGCTGATTGTTTTGGTAAGCCGCGCCATTATGATTCCTGTCTATCTTACTAAACTAAAGGTAATCAACGGCCTGAATGAGAGCGCCCTTAAAATAATGAGTAACACTAGTTTTGCAATTATGATGTTGGCTCTCTTTATAGGCGCATTTATCATATTGAAGGCCATTTGGAGCGGGCTGCGAGCTGAAAAAATGCTTTCTATGAGAAAGGAATATAAAAAGGCTTAAGATAACAACCTAAATGGAGGATATATAGGTATGGAAGCAACATCAATGGAAGTCATGTACAGACAGGAGCTGATGGGAGCGTTGAAATCAATTCTTCTGGCTGTTGACGGCTCAGATTATAGTAAGGGCGCAGTTGAAGAGGCTATTCTCTTTGCCAGGTCCTGCGGTATTAAGTTAACTATGCTCTATGTTCAGGGATTAAATGATGGATTTGAGACTGGTGGTATGACCTTTGTAGAGACTATGGACAGACGTTTAGATGATTACTTTGATGATGTCAGGGAAAAGGCCGCCGATGAAAACGTAGAGATGGAAATAATCATACGGCGCACATCCGACGCCTACAGGGGAATTGTAGATGAAGCAATAGATAAGACAAGCGATATAATCATAATGGGAAGGCGCGGAATGAGCGGCCTTAAAAGGATGATAATGGGAAGTGTGACGGCAAAAGTCTTAGCCTATGCACCGTGCAAGGTGCTGGTCGTACCCAAAGAGGCGGAGATAAGGGGCGATCACATTATGCTTGCCACAGACGGCTCTAAGTTCAGTTTGGCCGCTGAAGCCGAGGCTATTAACATGGCTGCCAGATGCCCTATCGTTAAGAGTTTTCACGCAGTTTCAGTTGCTGCTACTAAAGAAAAAATAGCCGAGGCTGAGAAAAATCTGGAGAGAGTCAGGAACAATGCCACTAAATGCGGGGTAAACGTTGAAACCCTCACACTTGTTGGCGAACCTTATAAAGCTGTGGTTAACGCCTCCATGGAGTCAGGCGCAGACTTGGTAATAATGGGCTCACACGGTAGAACCGGTATAGAGAAACTCCTAATGGGAAGTGTAGCCGAACGAGTAGTTGCATTGGCGCCTTGTTCGGTTCTTGTTGTTAAAACTGCTATGGATTAGTAATACATTATGAATTAGAGAGATAGTTAACCCGAAATCCGATATAGAGGAGAGAAAAACGAGTAAAGAAGCTGAAATAAAAGGAGATAATAGGAAGTAAGAAATCACCCAAGAGG includes:
- a CDS encoding response regulator encodes the protein MEKTLQILVIDDEAIAVKRLKAYLEKLNYLVEGYENPLDALQRIKEKDFDIVITDVRMNEIDGIEILSEVRAKSERTKVIMITGYAMMELARQAMEKGAYDFIAKPFKPEELLRVVLRAADTPGS
- a CDS encoding response regulator, producing MDKRLRVLVVDDEPIVGKRLKPVLTKMGCDVETFENPKAALNAIMEQEYDIVVTDIRMDGVDGIAILEAAKRKSTHTKVIMITGYAMTEIKRQALERGAFDFIVKPFNADDFRKAIAKAAKSLDFFI
- a CDS encoding universal stress protein, which translates into the protein MVLKKFSEKMDKMFTAVTFAEEGEFDTAREFMMDSRRVLLAITENSIDRKTLLYTINTCKRINAELDILYLSKTNEMNNSLQTFLSELDNEGIKYRLIVKTGSLRSEIVAYTESNKEILYVIVDSSDNWDTTAYEKERDFPDLFKNLRCPLVVIKESAVRT
- a CDS encoding sulfite exporter TauE/SafE family protein produces the protein MHDIINESANFIDLGTMQIVYLFVMGFIGGLVSGFIGSGGAFVLTPGMMSLGVPALVAVASNMCHKFPKALVGAIKRYRYGQVDVKLGLIIGVSAEAGVLYGASIQQRIKDTFGDAGSNLYVSVAFVLVLGIVGGIILKDVIKSTKAGTQDSVEKPTKIAMWLRTVNIPGTMIYFKSIDAKVSILFTLPLGFATGMLAATIAVGGFVGVPSMMYILGVPGLIASATELVIAFVMGMGGSLKYALHGLVDIRLAMLILGGSLFGIQLGAIGTTYVRPFMIKVVMATIMLIVLVSRAIMIPVYLTKLKVINGLNESALKIMSNTSFAIMMLALFIGAFIILKAIWSGLRAEKMLSMRKEYKKA
- a CDS encoding universal stress protein, which translates into the protein MEATSMEVMYRQELMGALKSILLAVDGSDYSKGAVEEAILFARSCGIKLTMLYVQGLNDGFETGGMTFVETMDRRLDDYFDDVREKAADENVEMEIIIRRTSDAYRGIVDEAIDKTSDIIIMGRRGMSGLKRMIMGSVTAKVLAYAPCKVLVVPKEAEIRGDHIMLATDGSKFSLAAEAEAINMAARCPIVKSFHAVSVAATKEKIAEAEKNLERVRNNATKCGVNVETLTLVGEPYKAVVNASMESGADLVIMGSHGRTGIEKLLMGSVAERVVALAPCSVLVVKTAMD